Proteins encoded in a region of the Thunnus thynnus chromosome 8, fThuThy2.1, whole genome shotgun sequence genome:
- the LOC137187217 gene encoding E3 SUMO-protein ligase ZBED1-like, which produces MDHRGRRRFRYQPVGRRGNRGSVIQPLRLKPCRQRRDGNLEIPIKNHWMKMIVSNLQPLEITENANFLEFVKVLNPTLQIPTRSTMCLQLHNLFNKEKNELRGTLDSAEDIVLTCELWSSRAEDSYLTVGGHFVDRLGNLKSYMLNTANLFRDESATNIQNQLSAVMEDWGIKEKVHSVVRAGMPQLEKVKTKWRHMPCFASTLNGVCQDLLSDNKLVNVLRKCQNIVWFFKCDTEAERKLRETQRGLRMKQDELIMYSGDRWPALLPMLQSLIQQYSAMLPVLDERGKTEFILNGNDKKKMKNIILALQPLREVMSMMKGEGFESVSVILPLLRRLMEKLEEEEQRKNDVAQMLLLKCREKFGDVNRHKLAPITFLDPRFKDQLGDQNTKQAMEKIMEELSADMASSAALKVRKELHRYRAYKPNAESSNPLAWWRFTGNTQFRELSKLALKKLGAVSTAVPLERAFSGAGDHFCKLRSCIEPENLNMILFLHSNKSAVS; this is translated from the coding sequence ATGGAAACCTGGAAATACCAATTAAAAATCACTGGATGAAGATGATTGTATCAAATCTGCAGCCTTTGGAAATCACAGAAAATGCTAATTTTCTTGAGTTTGTAAAAGTGCTAAACCCTACTCTTCAAATTCCCACAAGATCCACGATGTGCCTCCAGCTTCACAATCTCTTCAACAAAGAGAAGAATGAGCTGCGAGGCACCTTGGATTCTGCTGAAGATATTGTGCTGACATGTGAGTTGTGGTCTTCAAGAGCTGAAGACTCCTATCTGACGGTAGGAGGCCATTTTGTGGACAGGCTTGGGAATCTAAAGTCCTACATGCTCAACACTGCCAACCTGTTCAGAGACGAATCTGCAACCAACATTCAGAATCAGCTCTCGGCTGTCATGGAGGATTGGGGCATCAAAGAGAAGGTCCATAGTGTTGTCAGAGCTGGAATGCCACAGCTGGAGAAGGTCAAAACAAAATGGAGACACATGCCTTGTTTTGCTTCCACCTTAAATGGGGTATGTCAGGATCTGCTGAGCGACAACAAGCTGGTGAATGTTCTCAGGAAGTGTCAGAACATCGTCTGGTTCTTTAAGTGCGATACTGAAGCTGAGAGGAAGCTCCGAGAGACTCAACGTGGGCTGCGTATGAAGCAGGATGAGCTGATCATGTACTCCGGAGACCGATGGCCGGCTCTGCTGCCCATGCTTCAATCACTGATTCAGCAGTACAGCGCCATGCTGCCGGTGTTGGACGAGAGAGGCAAGACAGAATTCATTCTGAATGgaaatgataaaaagaaaatgaaaaacatcatcttGGCTCTGCAACCTCTGAGGGAAGTCATGTCCATGATGAAAGGAGAAGGTTTCGAGTCTGTTTCCGTCATTCTGCCGCTGCTGAGGAGACTCATGGAAAAactggaagaagaagaacagagaaaGAATGATGTTGCccagatgttgctgttgaaatGTAGAGAAAAATTTGGTGATGTCAATAGACACAAACTGGCTCCCATCACATTCCTCGATCCAAGATTCAAAGACCAGCTGGGagaccaaaacacaaaacaagcgATGGAGAAAATAATGGAAGAGCTCAGTGCAGACATGGCCTCGTCTGCTGCTCTTAAAGTCAGAAAGGAGCTGCACCGATACAGAGCCTACAAACCCAATGCAGAGTCATCCAACCCTCTGGCCTGGTGGAGGTTCACCGGAAACACACAGTTCAGGGAATTGAGCAAACTTGCCCTGAAGAAACTCGGGGCTGTGTCCACCGCTGTTCCCTTAGAAAGAGCCTTCTCAGGTGCAGGTGATCACTTCTGTAAACTCAGGAGCTGCATCGAGCCAGAAAACCTCAACATGATCCTGTTCCTGCACAGCAACAAGTCTGCAGTGTCTTAG